A region from the Geobacter benzoatilyticus genome encodes:
- a CDS encoding UDP-glucuronic acid decarboxylase family protein: protein MRVLVTGGAGFIGSHLSERLLKDGHEVICLDNFFTGCKNNIDHLMDYHQFELIRHDIIEPILLEVDRIYNLACPASPVHYQFNPVKTIKTSVMGTINMLGLAKRVKARILQASTSEVYGDPLVHPQTEDYWGNVNPIGIRSCYDEGKRVAETLMMDYHRQNGVDIRIVRIFNTYGPRMAENDGRVVSNFVIQALRNEEITVYGDGSQTRSFCFVSDLVEGLVSMMENELDFVGPVNLGNPVENTILEFAEKIVSITGSKSKIVFKTLPKDDPKQRKPDITLAKSKLDWSPSIDLVAGLRSTVAYFETQLSKGARRRD, encoded by the coding sequence ATGAGAGTGCTAGTTACTGGTGGTGCTGGATTTATTGGATCACATCTTTCTGAGCGTCTGTTGAAGGATGGTCATGAAGTGATTTGTCTGGACAACTTTTTTACTGGTTGTAAAAACAATATTGATCATCTTATGGATTATCACCAATTCGAATTGATTCGCCATGACATAATAGAACCAATTCTTCTTGAAGTTGATAGGATATATAACTTAGCATGCCCTGCATCGCCTGTCCATTATCAATTTAATCCTGTTAAAACAATCAAAACTAGTGTTATGGGTACCATTAACATGCTAGGCCTTGCGAAGCGAGTTAAGGCGAGGATTCTTCAAGCATCAACCTCAGAGGTTTATGGTGATCCTCTAGTTCATCCTCAGACTGAAGATTACTGGGGTAATGTTAATCCTATTGGTATTAGAAGCTGTTATGATGAAGGGAAGCGAGTGGCTGAAACACTTATGATGGATTATCATCGCCAAAATGGAGTTGATATCCGAATTGTGCGTATATTTAATACTTATGGCCCTCGAATGGCAGAAAATGATGGCAGGGTTGTTTCCAATTTTGTTATACAAGCGTTAAGAAATGAAGAAATTACAGTTTATGGTGATGGGTCACAAACACGTTCTTTTTGTTTTGTTAGTGACCTTGTGGAAGGTCTGGTTAGTATGATGGAAAACGAGCTAGACTTTGTTGGACCTGTTAATCTTGGAAACCCAGTGGAAAACACAATTCTCGAATTCGCTGAGAAGATAGTTAGTATAACTGGCTCTAAATCTAAGATTGTTTTTAAAACTCTTCCAAAAGACGACCCGAAGCAGCGAAAGCCTGACATTACATTAGCTAAATCCAAACTAGATTGGTCTCCATCTATAGACTTGGTGGCTGGCCTCAGATCAACAGTTGCTTACTTTGAAACTCAATTATCAAAAGGAGCTCGTAGACGTGATTGA
- a CDS encoding WecB/TagA/CpsF family glycosyltransferase, with protein MKKNEYSTVVGVRVDTISFTDALRFILDKAKSRLSGYVCVANVHMVIEAYDDPSFKQVLLNADLVIPDGMPLVTALKNNYGVSQDRVAGMDIFPVLLDKAAVENIPVFFLGSTDDVLEKIERRARDEYPNITIAGTYSPPYRRLTEEENIEIEQMVNNSGAGLLFVAFGCPKQEKWMFSHVKSIHAIMVGIGGAFPVYAGLQKRAPVWMQRLSLEWFYRLLLEPRRLFKRYFYTNTKYLYLRYLKIAE; from the coding sequence ATGAAAAAAAATGAATATTCTACTGTTGTTGGTGTCAGGGTAGATACTATTTCCTTTACTGATGCATTAAGATTTATTTTAGATAAGGCTAAGAGTCGGCTCTCTGGGTATGTTTGTGTGGCTAATGTGCATATGGTGATTGAGGCTTATGATGACCCTTCTTTCAAGCAGGTATTGCTAAATGCCGACCTTGTTATCCCTGACGGAATGCCGCTGGTGACAGCATTGAAGAATAATTATGGGGTATCTCAAGATAGGGTTGCTGGTATGGATATTTTCCCGGTCTTATTGGATAAAGCAGCGGTAGAGAATATCCCTGTATTTTTTCTTGGGTCTACTGATGATGTTCTTGAGAAGATAGAGCGACGTGCCCGCGATGAATATCCCAATATTACGATTGCAGGTACTTATTCTCCTCCCTATCGCAGACTTACAGAAGAAGAAAATATTGAGATAGAACAAATGGTAAACAATTCAGGTGCTGGACTACTTTTTGTTGCTTTTGGATGTCCCAAGCAGGAAAAATGGATGTTTTCGCATGTCAAATCAATACACGCAATTATGGTCGGGATAGGAGGTGCTTTTCCTGTTTACGCTGGTTTGCAAAAACGTGCTCCAGTCTGGATGCAACGTTTGTCACTCGAATGGTTCTATCGTCTTTTACTAGAACCACGTCGTCTTTTCAAAAGATATTTCTATACTAATACAAAATACCTATATCTCAGATATTTAAAGATTGCTGAGTGA
- a CDS encoding polysaccharide pyruvyl transferase family protein — MLKKISFINKVFGYVWEWFVNPGRLKPSTFYPRVLNLLVTEQCNCRCLMCNIWERGDKRILAIKELHDVLADGLFANILHVGISGGEPTLRGDLPELIDVITGVLPKLKSISITTNGTNPEFLGKALPDIKKNCLNNNIDFTLNISIDGLDVVHDNIRQRPGTFRQVILLLNLARQLDIQVQIQCTVSERNVYCIEGVRYLAKQYGVDLVYRLATDIQRLNNHEKIKSIALNPDQKSFFADFLTSPATFIQTKLPSRRLFYSDLATRLLDSNKRSAPCYFKNEGVMLSASGELFTCSICSVPLGNVIDNSASDLYFSAKATSIRTLQLTSVCQYCWHDQSGAWSPIELFKGTLFWFRVYGLSNKIRTAIMFFSYGYYLSLRASQLTNHSSAFLPPLKSTDEKRALLVGCYGGEHVGDAAILGGVLQRLSRDFNISKAVVASSRIDRTRRWVNSLRNTIPVEVINYKHDVVNAEVSKCDYLVFAGGPLMDLPGLLIKHLEVAIYAYNLSIPILIEGCGIGPFKFTLSQQLVKRILRMASHIRLRTQASVDIVAELCGCKALLDKDPAYDYIDTLTKENTLRDFTPESLVPLVDTEKIIIGINLRPLWQKYAKGFVPMSKITNIEERFLLEFANALLKYKDKVRYIFFPMNPDQYGFSDLSIAYRLKEMLPDELDFHVWEYEPNVDEVLSLLKKVSGCITMRFHASIFSLSHNIKTIGIDYGIGKKSKVWDLFSEAKLTDNVINVEEFTCDWLVQQLHTTIKVHC, encoded by the coding sequence ATGCTAAAGAAAATAAGCTTTATAAATAAGGTGTTTGGTTATGTTTGGGAATGGTTTGTTAACCCTGGAAGACTCAAACCATCAACATTTTATCCACGAGTATTAAATTTACTGGTTACAGAGCAATGTAATTGTCGTTGCTTAATGTGTAACATTTGGGAACGAGGTGATAAGAGGATACTGGCCATCAAAGAGTTGCATGATGTGTTGGCGGATGGTCTTTTTGCGAATATTCTTCACGTTGGAATATCTGGTGGAGAGCCAACTCTTAGAGGTGATTTACCTGAGCTAATAGACGTTATTACGGGTGTCTTGCCAAAATTAAAATCTATATCAATAACAACAAACGGAACGAACCCAGAATTTTTGGGAAAAGCGCTTCCAGATATCAAAAAAAACTGCCTTAATAACAATATTGATTTCACGTTGAATATTTCAATCGATGGCCTTGATGTCGTTCACGACAATATTAGACAAAGACCTGGAACTTTTAGACAAGTTATTTTGTTATTAAATCTAGCTAGACAATTAGACATTCAGGTTCAGATCCAATGCACTGTTTCAGAAAGGAATGTTTATTGTATTGAAGGTGTTCGTTATTTGGCTAAACAGTACGGCGTCGACCTTGTGTATAGGTTAGCTACGGATATACAAAGACTAAATAACCATGAAAAAATAAAGTCTATAGCTCTGAACCCAGACCAAAAATCTTTTTTTGCGGATTTTTTAACCTCACCTGCAACATTTATTCAAACTAAGCTTCCGTCTAGAAGGTTATTTTATTCTGATTTAGCTACAAGATTGCTTGACAGTAATAAACGCAGTGCCCCCTGTTACTTTAAAAATGAAGGTGTAATGCTTTCTGCTTCTGGAGAATTGTTTACTTGCTCAATCTGTTCAGTACCACTTGGCAACGTAATTGATAATAGCGCGAGTGATTTATATTTTTCAGCAAAAGCCACATCTATAAGAACTTTGCAATTAACTAGTGTTTGCCAATATTGCTGGCATGATCAGTCGGGAGCTTGGTCGCCTATCGAACTTTTTAAGGGTACTCTTTTTTGGTTTAGAGTTTATGGGTTAAGCAATAAAATAAGAACAGCCATTATGTTCTTTTCATACGGATATTACCTTTCGTTGAGAGCCTCTCAATTAACTAATCATTCATCTGCATTTTTACCCCCATTGAAATCAACTGACGAAAAACGCGCCCTTCTTGTTGGATGTTATGGGGGGGAACATGTAGGAGATGCTGCAATACTTGGTGGGGTATTGCAACGGTTATCAAGAGATTTCAATATATCTAAAGCAGTTGTTGCCAGCTCCCGTATTGATCGCACACGAAGATGGGTAAATTCATTGAGGAATACTATACCAGTGGAAGTGATTAACTATAAACACGATGTTGTAAATGCTGAAGTCTCAAAATGTGATTATCTTGTGTTTGCTGGGGGGCCTTTAATGGATCTCCCTGGATTACTAATAAAGCATCTGGAAGTTGCAATTTATGCTTATAATTTGTCAATACCAATTTTAATTGAAGGATGCGGCATAGGTCCTTTCAAGTTTACTTTGAGTCAACAACTGGTCAAGAGAATTTTGCGCATGGCGTCGCATATACGATTACGCACCCAGGCAAGTGTGGATATAGTGGCAGAACTATGTGGGTGCAAAGCACTTTTGGATAAAGATCCTGCCTATGATTATATAGATACACTAACTAAAGAAAACACCTTACGCGATTTTACACCAGAGTCTTTAGTACCGTTAGTTGATACGGAAAAAATTATAATTGGTATAAATTTGCGACCACTTTGGCAAAAATATGCCAAAGGGTTTGTTCCTATGAGTAAAATAACTAATATAGAAGAACGTTTTCTGCTCGAATTTGCGAATGCACTCCTTAAATATAAAGATAAAGTACGCTACATTTTTTTCCCAATGAATCCGGACCAGTATGGTTTTTCTGATTTATCTATTGCTTATCGTTTAAAAGAGATGCTTCCTGATGAGCTAGACTTTCATGTCTGGGAATATGAGCCAAATGTAGATGAAGTGTTAAGTCTGCTAAAAAAAGTATCAGGATGTATTACAATGAGATTTCATGCAAGTATATTCTCACTTTCTCATAACATAAAGACTATAGGCATTGATTACGGTATTGGTAAGAAGAGCAAAGTTTGGGATTTGTTTTCAGAAGCTAAATTAACTGATAACGTAATTAATGTAGAAGAGTTTACATGTGATTGGCTTGTGCAACAATTGCATACAACGATTAAAGTTCATTGCTAA
- a CDS encoding glycosyltransferase — protein MKVLIAHNHYQMSGGEDIVVNSEYKLLLGRGHQVELYAVSNDIVDGTYAKVLTAINSKYSKKTRIEFTDRLKRFRPDVVHVHNFFPLLTPSIYDACRAFNIPVIQTLHNYRLLCCGAMLLRNGSICTKCIDDSLLYGIYHRCYRRSFLGSLFLTRMIRYHNKCRTWNSKVDYFIALTEFSRRIFIDAGFPHDKVVVKPNFSNSEPYKDYTSNRSGAIFVGRLSEEKGIENLMEAWSEITLPLKIVGDGPLRNKLQAVAPKNVVFMGKMDSEQVLREMQSAEFLIVPSVWYEGFPMVIVEAFSAGLPVLASRLGGMAEIVKDGVTGLHFNSNDIIDLRAKIEWAFANNSSMKEMGARAYQTFCEKYTADENYKHLIGIYSKAIYGYKLHYEKK, from the coding sequence ATGAAAGTCTTAATTGCACATAACCATTATCAGATGTCTGGTGGCGAAGATATAGTCGTAAACTCCGAGTATAAATTGTTGTTAGGACGTGGGCACCAAGTTGAACTGTATGCTGTAAGCAATGATATAGTTGATGGTACATATGCAAAAGTACTTACAGCTATTAATTCAAAGTATTCAAAAAAAACAAGAATTGAATTCACTGATAGACTAAAGCGTTTTAGGCCTGATGTTGTCCATGTCCATAATTTTTTCCCGTTGTTAACACCTTCAATATATGATGCCTGCCGGGCTTTTAATATTCCTGTGATACAAACTCTACACAATTATAGATTGCTATGTTGTGGCGCAATGCTATTACGTAATGGTAGCATATGTACTAAATGTATAGATGATTCTCTTCTTTATGGTATTTACCACCGATGTTACCGGAGATCTTTCCTGGGGAGTCTTTTTCTCACACGAATGATACGTTACCATAATAAATGCAGGACATGGAATAGTAAGGTTGATTATTTCATTGCCTTAACCGAATTTTCACGCAGGATTTTTATCGATGCTGGATTCCCGCACGATAAAGTTGTTGTTAAACCAAATTTTTCAAATTCGGAACCTTACAAAGATTATACTTCAAACAGATCTGGTGCCATATTTGTTGGTCGACTTAGTGAGGAGAAGGGTATAGAAAATTTAATGGAGGCTTGGAGCGAAATCACTTTACCATTGAAAATAGTTGGTGATGGACCGCTTCGGAATAAGCTTCAGGCAGTTGCTCCAAAGAATGTAGTTTTTATGGGTAAAATGGATTCAGAACAAGTCCTGCGTGAAATGCAGTCTGCTGAGTTTCTTATTGTCCCCTCTGTATGGTATGAGGGTTTTCCAATGGTTATAGTTGAGGCTTTTTCTGCTGGATTGCCTGTACTTGCTTCAAGGTTAGGGGGGATGGCTGAAATAGTCAAGGATGGTGTGACAGGACTTCATTTTAACTCAAATGATATTATTGATTTGCGCGCTAAGATTGAATGGGCATTTGCAAACAATAGTTCAATGAAAGAAATGGGAGCACGTGCTTACCAAACATTTTGTGAAAAATATACTGCAGATGAGAACTATAAGCATTTGATAGGAATTTATTCTAAAGCAATTTATGGATATAAACTTCATTATGAAAAAAAATGA
- a CDS encoding O-antigen ligase family protein, with protein MKIPKQAIFKLWLVLAIFPIFSIDKVDFLGFEAQSEFAYSKILRLIWLLLVILVGTISCIHERKILRKGCMNKYSMLLLLNIFFVLVSIIINTPTNVIAWYRSFELVVIQISLLILVTLFKHRIDLHAICLLIAKSIIATFWILLIVVFALGIVDIRYILMSEIQGRLRLGGYAYSPNALSIFLTTVLVSMYYCLSLKKYNVFYGCAIVILIHYMVLLTDSRTGIAVMTAIDVLFLWKNIICVKFSSLIRKQLLAVLMTMLLILIFMVSDPYAIIEKLGSGDDPLQDLLTLNNRASIYLTAFAGIYARPMFGYGYVEGVKKFLAENYSLSYWLPPHTHNILLEIVLSLGVIGAIPLLLYVMLSVVKVLKYLFTDNTSAHTLYLSTVIFSILISSVTMVPIGNIVLNNGTIYYLCTYVFLSFEMHNSCGPNNYEKVL; from the coding sequence ATGAAAATTCCAAAACAAGCTATTTTCAAGTTATGGTTAGTGTTGGCTATTTTCCCAATTTTTTCAATCGATAAGGTCGATTTCCTTGGGTTTGAGGCTCAATCTGAGTTTGCATACAGTAAGATTTTGCGATTAATTTGGTTATTATTGGTAATATTGGTCGGCACAATTTCATGCATACATGAAAGGAAAATTTTACGTAAAGGATGTATGAACAAATATTCGATGTTATTACTTTTGAATATTTTTTTTGTTCTAGTCTCTATTATTATTAATACGCCAACAAATGTCATTGCGTGGTACAGATCTTTCGAATTAGTAGTTATACAGATTTCATTATTAATTTTAGTAACATTGTTCAAACACAGGATTGATTTGCACGCTATTTGCTTATTAATAGCAAAATCGATTATAGCTACTTTTTGGATATTGCTAATAGTTGTTTTTGCGTTGGGTATTGTAGACATAAGATACATTTTAATGTCAGAGATACAAGGCAGGTTAAGGCTAGGAGGATATGCGTATAGTCCTAACGCCTTATCAATATTTTTAACTACAGTTCTTGTTTCAATGTATTACTGTTTGTCGCTTAAAAAATATAACGTTTTTTATGGATGTGCTATCGTTATATTGATACATTATATGGTATTGCTTACTGATAGCCGAACAGGAATTGCTGTCATGACAGCCATAGATGTTTTGTTTCTGTGGAAGAATATCATATGTGTAAAATTCAGTAGTTTGATAAGAAAGCAGTTGCTAGCTGTGCTAATGACCATGTTATTAATATTGATTTTTATGGTTAGTGATCCATATGCAATAATAGAAAAATTAGGTTCAGGAGACGACCCTCTACAAGATTTGTTAACTTTAAACAATAGGGCTTCTATATATTTAACGGCATTTGCTGGCATTTATGCTAGACCAATGTTCGGTTATGGTTATGTTGAAGGGGTGAAAAAGTTCCTTGCCGAGAATTATAGCCTCAGCTATTGGTTACCACCACATACACACAACATACTATTGGAGATTGTTTTGTCTCTAGGCGTTATAGGTGCGATACCGTTGTTACTATATGTAATGTTGAGCGTAGTTAAGGTGTTGAAATATTTATTTACAGATAATACGAGCGCGCATACTTTATATTTAAGTACTGTAATTTTTTCCATATTAATATCATCTGTTACCATGGTACCTATTGGGAATATTGTTTTGAATAATGGTACAATTTACTATTTATGTACATATGTGTTTTTGTCTTTTGAAATGCATAATAGTTGTGGGCCTAATAATTATGAAAAAGTTTTATGA
- a CDS encoding GumC family protein gives MAYNNVNNSETLPGCADNKNLIEKDNDYIDISAGLNIVAKSWRLILCTTVLLTILSIIVVFFVLPEKYRSTARILPPQQDMGFMGMMGALSGGLAGIAGDILGKGTTSDLYAGILKCEAIKDRIIDRFNLISVYEDNYRVDTYKKLDDNIDIQTGKKDGIVSITVEDVDPKRAAAIANAFIEELEKITIKMNVQGASKNKEFLEQRLLKAKVDLDAAEDALKVFQRRNKLLDVTEQTKASIEGIAQLRAQLASQEVQLATLRQSMTDNSHEVMSIKSSIENLRVQVAKMEGSREGGALPNLGTVPQLGQEYLRIMRQFKIQEAIFDALTKQYEMAKFSESKEISSIQVIQFATVPDKHSTPKRAFIVIVSTILAFISAIITAFVMNHWREMSENDRDKWKNLCAYFKK, from the coding sequence GTGGCATATAATAATGTAAACAATTCAGAGACACTGCCTGGATGTGCTGATAACAAGAATCTAATAGAGAAAGATAATGATTACATCGATATTTCGGCCGGTTTAAATATTGTAGCTAAGAGTTGGCGCTTAATTCTATGTACTACTGTTTTATTGACAATTTTATCAATAATTGTAGTTTTTTTTGTATTGCCAGAAAAATATAGAAGTACTGCACGTATTTTGCCACCACAACAAGATATGGGTTTTATGGGTATGATGGGTGCGTTGTCTGGTGGATTAGCGGGTATTGCAGGAGACATACTCGGAAAAGGAACAACATCCGATCTTTACGCTGGTATTTTGAAGTGTGAGGCGATTAAGGACAGAATTATTGACCGGTTCAATTTGATTAGTGTTTACGAAGATAACTATCGCGTAGATACCTATAAGAAGCTTGATGACAATATTGACATTCAGACAGGGAAAAAGGACGGTATTGTTTCGATTACTGTTGAAGATGTTGATCCGAAACGTGCTGCCGCAATAGCAAATGCCTTTATTGAAGAGCTGGAAAAAATCACTATAAAAATGAATGTGCAAGGCGCATCAAAGAATAAAGAGTTTCTAGAACAACGACTTCTTAAAGCGAAAGTCGATCTTGATGCAGCGGAAGATGCCCTTAAGGTTTTTCAACGTCGAAACAAACTATTGGATGTTACAGAACAGACAAAGGCTAGTATTGAAGGGATAGCTCAGTTAAGAGCACAACTTGCTTCCCAGGAGGTCCAACTGGCAACTCTACGCCAATCCATGACAGATAATTCTCATGAGGTTATGTCGATTAAAAGTTCAATCGAAAATTTAAGGGTACAAGTAGCAAAAATGGAAGGATCTAGAGAAGGTGGAGCGTTACCCAATCTTGGTACTGTCCCTCAGCTTGGTCAGGAATATTTGCGCATAATGAGGCAATTTAAGATTCAAGAGGCAATTTTTGATGCTCTAACAAAGCAGTATGAAATGGCTAAATTTTCGGAATCTAAAGAAATTAGTTCAATACAAGTAATTCAATTTGCTACAGTGCCTGACAAACATAGTACGCCTAAAAGAGCATTTATTGTAATTGTCTCTACTATTTTAGCTTTTATAAGTGCCATAATTACAGCCTTTGTAATGAACCATTGGAGAGAAATGTCAGAAAATGATAGAGACAAATGGAAAAATTTATGCGCTTATTTCAAGAAATAG
- a CDS encoding glycosyl hydrolase, whose translation MKKFYEIVICIFIVLIVGMSNAKTNVEYIPEEFFGMHVQHLDSSGWPLVKFKSLRLWDSGVRWDNIEVEDNEFNFKMLDFYIKSAIDHNVDVLYTMGMTPTWASGRPNEPSVYGKSGIAAEPVNIELWKRYVRKIVERYRGRIKYYEIWNEPAEKGFFSGDIITLVKMTKEAHAIIKSVDPAARIVCPPSTAKKNGIAWLDEFLRLGGGDYIDIVGYHLYVPGKPELMVKVIRHVKNIMGKHNVVKPIWNTETGWSRNVAIPPGSDAAYVARSYIINWSEGVERFFWYSWDNTNWVSINMINNYGGLTDSAIAYGTIQKWLVGTRMLSCTSSKNQTWECVLLNKDNSLAKILWTEEGQTEYLFNDNIRIDYIENLNGKHLKFNNNRFVLDCSPVYVKYSLVTINNI comes from the coding sequence ATGAAAAAGTTTTATGAGATTGTTATTTGTATTTTTATAGTATTAATTGTAGGCATGTCAAATGCGAAGACCAATGTTGAATATATCCCTGAAGAATTTTTTGGCATGCATGTACAACATTTAGACTCGTCTGGATGGCCATTAGTTAAGTTTAAATCACTACGACTTTGGGACTCTGGTGTACGCTGGGATAATATAGAAGTTGAAGATAATGAATTTAATTTCAAAATGTTAGATTTTTATATCAAGTCAGCGATAGATCATAATGTTGATGTCCTTTATACTATGGGTATGACACCAACATGGGCATCAGGTCGCCCTAATGAGCCTAGTGTTTATGGTAAGTCGGGGATCGCTGCTGAACCTGTTAATATTGAATTATGGAAGAGATACGTTAGAAAGATTGTTGAAAGATATAGAGGTAGAATAAAATATTACGAAATTTGGAATGAACCTGCTGAAAAAGGTTTTTTCTCTGGTGACATTATAACATTGGTAAAAATGACAAAAGAAGCACATGCTATAATTAAATCTGTTGATCCTGCTGCAAGGATTGTTTGTCCGCCTTCTACAGCAAAAAAGAATGGCATTGCTTGGTTAGATGAGTTCTTACGATTAGGCGGGGGAGATTATATTGATATTGTTGGTTACCATTTATATGTTCCAGGTAAGCCAGAATTAATGGTTAAAGTAATTAGGCATGTAAAAAATATTATGGGAAAACATAATGTTGTAAAACCAATTTGGAACACTGAGACCGGATGGAGCAGAAATGTAGCAATACCTCCAGGGTCTGATGCTGCCTATGTTGCACGAAGTTACATTATTAATTGGTCAGAAGGTGTTGAACGTTTTTTCTGGTACTCTTGGGATAATACCAATTGGGTAAGTATAAATATGATTAATAATTATGGGGGACTGACTGATTCTGCTATAGCTTATGGTACGATTCAAAAATGGTTGGTAGGCACAAGGATGTTAAGTTGTACTTCATCTAAAAACCAGACATGGGAATGTGTATTGTTAAATAAGGATAATTCATTAGCCAAAATTTTGTGGACTGAGGAAGGGCAAACGGAATATTTATTTAATGACAACATACGAATTGATTATATTGAAAACTTAAATGGTAAGCATTTGAAATTTAATAATAACCGATTTGTGCTGGACTGTTCACCCGTGTACGTGAAATATTCTCTTGTGACTATAAATAATATCTAA